The following coding sequences are from one Cytobacillus sp. IB215665 window:
- a CDS encoding XtrA/YqaO family protein — MKKEFAEIDLQNKRKLYVVKNGELIAHDLPEHGETVIVTHQGEAKDIITTVKTRL, encoded by the coding sequence ATGAAAAAGGAATTTGCTGAAATAGATTTGCAGAATAAAAGAAAACTATATGTTGTTAAAAATGGTGAATTGATAGCTCATGATCTTCCAGAGCACGGGGAAACGGTGATTGTTACGCACCAAGGAGAAGCAAAAGACATCATTACTACAGTTAAAACAAGATTATAA
- a CDS encoding tyrosine-type recombinase/integrase, protein MGLRVSDILVLQVKDVRGDYIRRREIKTDKKRRTPISPKLRKAIAPYIKDMDHDDYLIRSRQKDHRGSQKPIHRSQAYRILKDAAKAIVYREDVGTHTMRKTFGYMHYKKWGNAAALQKIFNHDVELTTLMYIGVDQDYLDKTIMGLYR, encoded by the coding sequence ATTGGGCTACGTGTATCTGATATTCTAGTATTGCAAGTGAAAGATGTTCGTGGTGATTACATTAGAAGAAGAGAAATCAAAACAGATAAAAAACGAAGGACACCAATCTCTCCAAAGTTGAGGAAAGCAATAGCACCATATATTAAGGACATGGATCATGATGATTATTTGATCAGGAGCCGTCAAAAAGATCATAGAGGAAGTCAAAAGCCTATACATCGTTCCCAGGCTTATCGTATTTTGAAAGATGCTGCTAAAGCAATAGTATATCGTGAAGATGTTGGGACTCACACAATGCGGAAGACGTTTGGCTACATGCATTATAAGAAATGGGGAAATGCAGCAGCTTTACAAAAGATATTTAACCATGATGTGGAACTTACAACGTTAATGTATATAGGTGTAGATCAAGACTATTTAGATAAAACAATTATGGGATTGTATCGATAA
- a CDS encoding DUF6173 family protein: MNNFPSIKFKDYAGAIAEDILSSVNEYNRQLDNEHEAGVMLASFGQTITVSITGVGNIGAKLVKFTGNLADTGAPAELIQHVSQLNFLLVALRRENPEEPKKQIGFIQE, encoded by the coding sequence ATGAATAATTTTCCATCTATTAAATTTAAAGATTATGCAGGCGCAATAGCGGAAGATATCTTAAGTTCAGTAAACGAATACAATCGACAACTAGATAATGAGCATGAAGCAGGAGTAATGCTAGCGTCATTCGGTCAAACAATAACGGTATCTATAACTGGTGTAGGTAATATAGGAGCTAAACTAGTGAAGTTTACTGGAAATTTAGCAGATACTGGAGCACCAGCAGAATTAATACAACATGTAAGTCAATTGAATTTTCTTCTAGTAGCATTACGTAGAGAGAATCCTGAAGAACCTAAAAAACAAATTGGATTTATACAAGAATAG
- a CDS encoding HNH endonuclease has protein sequence MRALERDNYESQECMRQGKVYTDNHDPDKHKRLDVDHKKEIYTHPELALEIDNLEKLCVKCHNKKHKRLQNCLMM, from the coding sequence ATGAGAGCATTAGAACGTGACAACTATGAATCCCAGGAATGTATGCGACAAGGAAAAGTGTACACGGACAATCATGATCCAGATAAACATAAACGATTAGATGTGGATCACAAGAAGGAGATTTACACACATCCTGAGTTAGCATTAGAGATTGATAATTTAGAAAAGCTTTGCGTTAAGTGTCATAACAAAAAGCATAAGCGTTTGCAAAATTGTTTGATGATGTAA
- a CDS encoding C1q-like domain-containing protein, with protein sequence MSSNVINCQECIFPPYPNKELINFRAEKTNMDQPLDFNEVNRISFNNALINNGNGYDTSANQFKAPETGFYIFTTEILLEFVNPGNIEIEIRSNKRLIGSTGVLLSFQDEPVGFTAMTPLDADELVAVFITPANTGFKAIESAFTYFGGSILR encoded by the coding sequence ATGTCTAGTAATGTGATAAATTGTCAAGAATGTATATTCCCACCCTACCCAAATAAAGAGTTAATTAATTTTCGTGCAGAAAAAACGAACATGGACCAACCACTCGATTTTAATGAAGTTAACAGGATATCTTTTAATAATGCACTTATTAATAATGGAAACGGATATGATACTAGTGCTAATCAATTTAAAGCTCCAGAAACTGGGTTCTATATTTTTACTACTGAAATTTTATTAGAATTTGTAAACCCAGGGAACATAGAAATAGAAATCCGGTCCAATAAGAGATTGATTGGTTCAACTGGAGTGTTGTTATCTTTCCAAGATGAACCAGTAGGCTTTACCGCGATGACTCCATTAGATGCTGATGAATTGGTAGCTGTTTTTATTACACCAGCTAATACCGGATTTAAAGCTATAGAATCAGCTTTTACTTATTTCGGTGGCTCCATATTACGATAA
- a CDS encoding helix-turn-helix domain-containing protein, whose amino-acid sequence MVCKWLDKSGISQQWLSKSSGVGRTAISNLTQGNSVHTPNAQAIKKIMKAIKKIDPNAKVDDFFDI is encoded by the coding sequence GTGGTTTGTAAATGGCTTGATAAAAGTGGAATATCACAACAGTGGTTATCAAAATCTTCTGGCGTTGGTAGAACCGCCATTAGTAATTTAACTCAAGGTAATTCGGTTCATACGCCTAATGCACAAGCTATAAAAAAAATAATGAAAGCGATTAAGAAAATAGATCCGAACGCTAAAGTGGATGATTTTTTCGACATATAA
- a CDS encoding YolD-like family protein: MKGSEKMKEAPAYMQPEEIKLLKDAWDDYSKIQKTTLNEYEIEEIKNKILEALEFKQEVTITYTKNGTFKPCVGHIYFVDKLNKHIMVIDNLENVQKFKFERIINVQIN, encoded by the coding sequence TTGAAAGGTAGTGAAAAGATGAAAGAGGCTCCTGCCTATATGCAACCTGAAGAAATCAAGTTGCTTAAAGATGCCTGGGATGACTATAGCAAGATACAAAAAACTACATTAAATGAGTATGAAATAGAAGAAATAAAAAATAAAATTCTTGAAGCTTTGGAATTTAAACAGGAAGTAACTATAACGTATACAAAAAATGGAACTTTTAAGCCTTGTGTGGGTCACATCTATTTTGTAGATAAACTCAATAAACATATAATGGTGATAGATAATTTAGAAAATGTACAAAAATTTAAATTTGAGCGTATCATAAATGTACAAATAAATTAA
- the nadD gene encoding nicotinate (nicotinamide) nucleotide adenylyltransferase, which produces MARIGIYGSSYDPVTNVHLWTASTVAHRCKLDYVVFLPCSNKRKDKRMNISDEHRKEMVKMAIESNPIFIFDDYEMNQDAWKIDTYTTMKHFENKYPGDELFFIMGADLLVDIGEGKWSNGDKLVSEFNFIIMARDGIDMLATIGKSGILRNNDDGNTFHLIDKGLAMEISSTYIRDELSMGGEPRYLMPENCYQYIKKHKLYMKRIG; this is translated from the coding sequence ATGGCTCGAATCGGAATTTATGGGTCTTCGTATGACCCAGTGACTAATGTACACTTATGGACAGCAAGTACGGTTGCACACCGTTGTAAATTAGATTATGTAGTTTTCTTACCTTGTTCAAATAAAAGAAAAGATAAGCGAATGAATATTAGTGATGAGCACCGAAAAGAAATGGTTAAAATGGCAATTGAAAGCAATCCTATATTTATTTTCGATGATTATGAAATGAATCAAGATGCATGGAAAATTGATACTTATACGACGATGAAACATTTTGAGAACAAATATCCAGGTGATGAATTATTCTTCATTATGGGAGCAGATTTATTGGTTGATATTGGGGAGGGAAAATGGTCTAATGGTGATAAATTGGTGTCAGAATTCAATTTCATTATAATGGCTCGTGATGGTATTGATATGTTAGCTACGATTGGAAAGTCAGGTATTTTAAGAAATAACGATGACGGCAACACATTCCATTTAATTGATAAAGGTCTAGCTATGGAAATCAGTTCAACCTATATTCGTGATGAATTAAGTATGGGGGGGGAGCCGAGGTATCTGATGCCAGAAAATTGTTATCAGTATATTAAAAAACATAAGCTATATATGAAAAGAATAGGGTAG